The sequence ATCTATTGTCCATGCCCAATGCCTTAAAATTCAATTGCAATCTTAGTGTCTACATTCTTTGGTTACTCAGTTTGAATACATTTTAATATGTGAGAGGGATGGTTTTAAGCTACATGAGAAGTGTCCAATATATGTGCTTCAGTAACTAGCCAATAACCCATCAGGAAAGACGAAGATTTTAGCTGATGAAAATATGAGGTCGAGGTCATTAGTGAAGTGGTCAGATGCTGTTGTAACACTTTACACATTCAATTGGTTTTAATGAGTTTGAACCTGAAGATATGTGACTGTAGACCTCTAAGGGTCTGTTTCAGTCAGCAGGGGGTtctttgatttcatttttctgttatctttttttctttttttttttttttttcaaattttcatgtaaGTTGTTTTGAACCCATAAATATTTGGATCTGACATTTTTCAAGgaaaagtttttgttttcattcatcaatcCATTTTCACTCCTACATATAGAAGGTCCCCATCACACTGTATGTTGTGTTCTCGCTCATCGAGAACTGGGCCGGAAGAAAATACTCAAAGAGTAGGTGTAAGGTATATTGTCTACTGGATTTGCTTTCATGGTAATTTTCAACCCCACAACAAATAAAGTCATATTGGTCCATATTAACAGTGCCTTTTGCTGCTACATGATTCGTATGGGTTATATGTACCATAGTCTGGTATTTTGTACTTAGCAAAGTGTCACTGTTTTCCCTCAAGCTGCAAATATTAAGCCAAAATGTTTTCACATTTTTGTGGGGTTCAAAACAACAAAgcacattttaatttttcaactaatGCATCATGCAGATGAAAATGTTTAGACCAATGGATTCACTGCATGACGCGTCAGGTTAAAAAAGGTGAAATGTGTTTCTTATTTTGAAGCCAATGCAGTTTGTGAAAATGCCTTTGGTCTTACTGTTTCCAACTCAAGGGAAAAGTAACAAACTTAATTAAAGTACAAAATGTTGGGCTATGGCGAGGAATCCACTTCGACTATGTAGTCTGACTGCAATGTGGTGTTTGGAGGCTGTTCTTCTGTCAAACTTGGTGGGATCAGTACTCAGCAGTTCGAGCTATGTAATATGTACCTGGAAACGAATAAATCTGATATGGTTGCAGCATGGGTCTATATTCTGATTGTATGGGCCGTCATTTGAGCCCCAATTAGACACGTTCTGCATTTTCTATATGTTTGGGAGGATTAGGCGCTTCTGGTGTAACTACTGCCCCACCGTCTCCGACATGGACAGTGAAATTGAATTCTCTCTCTGGTTTGGGGTGCAGCTTCAACTCCGTTTTCTGTATTGTGTTGTCCTTTATAGCGTACAGAGGAAATACAAGCTTTCTTGTAGCATGCATGAGTTCAGAAACCACTTTCGCTTAAAGTTCACCAAGATCTTTCCTGCCTAGTAGTTCTCACTGGTAGGCCATAGGGAAACTCGGTGAAATTGCTGGTGGTTCCTTTTTTGGCCTTTGTCCGTACCGTAGGTGACCTCTTTTCTTATCCAATCCACATTCCACTTTCTGTATAGTAGAGACGACTCTGTGTCTCGGACTTTTCAGCCTTTGGTGGAACTATTATGTGATAGAATAGTACCTATCAGAGGCATAACAGTGTGACAAGTCCTGTGCGCTAAAAGTATGGCGGTTTACTGTTGGTCAGGAAATTGACATTGCAACCCTTTACTATACACCTCCGTTTATATGAGAACACAACAGCATCTCTCTTCGAACCTAACAATTGGGCAATGGTGGTGCTATCCATTTTTATGGTTGGCTGTATTTATTCGTCGTTGGCGTCAGCTTTTAAGGTGGTGTAATGGCAAGAAATAGTGAAGCTGCAAAATGCACGGATTTTGCATCTGCCAGAGAGGCCACTGATTGGGATGATGGGGTTTAAGGTAGAGATAAGACGGTTTGCTAATTGAGAGCACAACATAGCACatgtttgttatttttttccatttttgtcaattttgatttttttcattttgccaTTGCCTTATTAaggtattttttttggttatctGATTTACCTGgaattttttacatttctgCTTATGTTCGCTGCCTTTTCTTTACTGTTCCAGTATTTGAAGTTAATGAAACTAACAATAGAATTTAGCTGCAAATTATTTTCCAATCCTGTATGCTACTAGGTGCTGCAAATTGATTAACTGCAAACCTTTACAGGGAACGTTATAGAGATCTTGTGAAGCAATGTCAGATGATGCACCCAAGCATTGGGACTGGTTCCCTGGCCTATGTTGTAGGGTCTAAAGTCATGGACATGAGGATGAGTTCCAAAGAGGATGGGAGAAAGGATGCTGAAGTCCAAAGTGGACGGATTTCGGAAGCCAGTACTAACAAAATGGATAACAACTGTGTTCGAGATAGCAAATGTACAGATAAACATTATGCATCTCAAAGGGAAAGTTCTAGTGATTTTGGTGATCTTGTAAGTGTAAGAGGAAGCACTGTGGATGGAGCATATGATTCCTCTGGTCTTGGGCCTTTTCCTGATCCATGCAACTGCAGTTCCGCAACTGATCATGACACACATGAGCCAAGTTATGAAGTTGAACATTATTTGGATTTCCCTCCTTTACCTGTTACAAATTTGTTTGAAGAGAATAATGAAGATAAGAAAGTACTTAGGTCACATGAGGACAAATGCTCAACACAACGTAAAATGAGATATGAAGATGGGCATATGCACAGTTTTCGTATTAACAACAATGCAGATCTTGTTGTGGAATCAAATAGTTTCCCATCTAATGATGTCTCTCAATGTGCTAACTCCAAAAGTGAAATACTCCGTCCTGGTGTTCATGAGTCTCTTTCTCGGTCAAATAATTTCGATTATGAAGCAGAAATACACAATAGGATTATAATATCAGATGCACCAGAAACACCAACCAAATATGCAACCACGTCACAGGGAGGAGCTTCTAGTGAAGACAGAGTTTCTGAATGGCTTTGGACGCTGCACCGAATAGGTAAACAAGTCCATTTGTTCTGCCCCTTGTCTTCTTAGCTAAACCAAGGTCCAACAACCTAAAAATGCCTTTATTACCATTTACTTGGGGGTAAAATAGGTCCTTTTTTCAGTTGTTGATGTAGTAAGAACAGATAGTCATCTGGAGTTTTATCAGGACGCCAAAAATTTGGCTCGGATGTCAGATATTCTTGCTGTCTATGCATGGGTTGATCCTGCAACAGGATATTGCCAAGGTTGTgcctttcttttattaatcttactgatttattgtaatacCAATCCTGGTAATGAACATTGGCCTTGACTTCATATTCTTGCTGATCTGCAGGCATGAGTGATTTATTATCCCCctttgttgttctttttgAGGATAATGCTGATGCATTTTGGTGCTTTGAGATGCTTTTAAGGAGAATGGTAAGTATGTAACAAATTGTTGTTTAATTGACCTCTTTTCTGCTTTATGCTTTTGGTTTGTTTACTAAAATGCaatgtgcataattttttagcGGGAAAACTTTAGGATGGAAGGGCCGACTGGTGTCATGAAGCAGTTGCAAGCGCTATGGCATATATTAGAACTTACAGACAGGGAGATATTTTCTCACTTGTCCCGTATAGGTGCTGAAAGCCTTCACTTTGCTTTCCGTATGCTGCTGGTGCTCTTCCGTCGGGAGCTATCTTTCAATGAAGCTCTTTGTATGTGGGAGGTTTGTTCTTAAAATTGTACACCTTCATCCCTCCTCGTTAGTCTATATACCCCGATAACATGCCAATAGCTTCAGTTTAGCATCTGGCATTTCAGAAAAGCCACTGCTCTTAGACTACAGTGTTGGGCTCTAAGGCGAACATATGGCTATGTTTATGACTTCGCCCAATCATGAAAATGTTGCTACGCTTTGATTAATAAAGATTGATTCATAGCATGGTTGATATATCCAAGGGTGTTACTTGAGGATgttctgttaaaaaaaaaaatgaaaagataatGACTCCTGAAGAAGCATTGGAGTTTCTGATTTGATTTTCATTGTCATAGTACCTTGTGGTTGCTACCAATGGTATATGTTCTCCATTGGTGGATGAAGATTAGCAGGGTTGCATGAGTTATAATTCGATGTTTTCAATATGGTTATTTTACAATGTGACGCTGAAAATCAAGAtgttttctttgatgttttgcAGTCACCCAAACATGTTTCTGTCGATGGtgtccttttcctttttataagcCAATTGATGTTCTTATTTTCCGTTCGCGATTCCAATTACTGTCCTGTCCTGTCTGTGATGAGAGATGCATTTCAAGTTTGAACCATATGATCTTTTGTGAGATTGATAGAAAACATGTACATTAAAACTCCCATTTACATAGGTGAACCTGTTACctaaaattaacatattgAATAAGGATGACTTGTGATAGTGACCTACAAGCCAGATGATTGGAAAGGCAGAAGTTGTTGGCCCAAAGGAATGATGAAAGAATGGTGTAAGAAATATGTGTGTTTAATAAAGATTTGGAAATCTGTGATCCAATGGGTATGTGGTAAAGCGGTGGTCGAGGGGTAAAAAGAAGAGGCAAAAGATTACTGTAAAGTGTTTTACAAGCTTATGTGGTTTTATAATGTCTTAATTAGGTTGTAATTATACTCTTAGAGCGAGGTTTGCTGTCATTGGCAATTGTGAGCAGGAATTTATCAGACTAAAATGCATTATACAAGGTTTAAATCTAACATggtctatttttataaaataaaaattaaaatacaaaaaataaactgagcattttcttttgaaatcacaaaaaattaactgAACATACAATGATAAATAGAATTTCATTTGGTATCTAACCGTAGAATTGacaatgaaattttgtaattgtgtGATTTCAATTTTCGCTTAAGTCATTTCTTTCAATCGTACATCTCATAACATCTTCAATTGCTTAGTCCATGTAAAAAATGGCAGCCTGGTCGGGATAATTTTCCAGATGAAAATAGTAGCTTTCTCTATACTGGAGGATGTGgtttttaatagtttttattaagTTGTATAGTTTTGATGGAAGTCAATAAACTCTATGGTTCAGAAATTCAGGTGGTGTTGCCACTGTTGAGGAGGACATGTATAGCAGTGCAATAGCTTCCTACATGTCTTTCACATATAATTCATTATCTATAGTGGATCATCACATGATTCTAGCTGCAGATTAAGGTTGTCAATCATGTCTACCTTAACAGTTCTGTTTTTGCCTGTTAAACTACGATTTATATGATGCATTAATAGTCATGTATTGAGGCATAAGTGTTGGCTATTATTGTGacattatttcttatatttctcAGTTTATCTTTGACTTCTGTAGGCCATTTGTCGGATGAAATTTGGTTAggctttttcctttttcccctTGTGTTTTCAGAAGTTCAGATAAAGATTCCCCTGGAAAAAGTACTCAGATACAACTGTAAAGtacatttgtatatattatatgttttcttcttccaacAGGAAAAATGCATGTCTAACCAGCCTTGCTTAAGAATGAGGATGGAATATGAAATCttgaataaattgcattatcATGTTCTCCAGCCATTTTTTCTGTTCATTACGATTTGATCACCA comes from Sesamum indicum cultivar Zhongzhi No. 13 linkage group LG10, S_indicum_v1.0, whole genome shotgun sequence and encodes:
- the LOC105172001 gene encoding small G protein signaling modulator 1 isoform X1; its protein translation is MSFDGVEKQWKCAMGGPVNFQKVSSIVRDIGEPCLHQSPIKVVIAVSKMLKPDKWQATFDNDGKIFGFQKALKLIILGGVDPSIRPEVWEFLLGCYSLSSTAEYRRQLRTARRERYRDLVKQCQMMHPSIGTGSLAYVVGSKVMDMRMSSKEDGRKDAEVQSGRISEASTNKMDNNCVRDSKCTDKHYASQRESSSDFGDLVSVRGSTVDGAYDSSGLGPFPDPCNCSSATDHDTHEPSYEVEHYLDFPPLPVTNLFEENNEDKKVLRSHEDKCSTQRKMRYEDGHMHSFRINNNADLVVESNSFPSNDVSQCANSKSEILRPGVHESLSRSNNFDYEAEIHNRIIISDAPETPTKYATTSQGGASSEDRVSEWLWTLHRIVVDVVRTDSHLEFYQDAKNLARMSDILAVYAWVDPATGYCQGMSDLLSPFVVLFEDNADAFWCFEMLLRRMRENFRMEGPTGVMKQLQALWHILELTDREIFSHLSRIGAESLHFAFRMLLVLFRRELSFNEALCMWEMIWAADFDVSLTSLLDDNCPEILAIQLPREAETESGEESIYGNTIGCKSGFPSKHGTVGRPISDNSVIRSRPTRPFCGLTKTFWSRNDRFQIRTFISARRNHDDELPVFCVAAILIMNRQKIIKETRSIDDLIKIFNDNMLKIRVKRCVRTAIKLRKKYFNKLIKNRSSVARNGS
- the LOC105172001 gene encoding small G protein signaling modulator 1 isoform X2, yielding MSFDGVEKQWKCAMGGPVNFQKVSSIVRDIGEPCLHQSPIKVSKMLKPDKWQATFDNDGKIFGFQKALKLIILGGVDPSIRPEVWEFLLGCYSLSSTAEYRRQLRTARRERYRDLVKQCQMMHPSIGTGSLAYVVGSKVMDMRMSSKEDGRKDAEVQSGRISEASTNKMDNNCVRDSKCTDKHYASQRESSSDFGDLVSVRGSTVDGAYDSSGLGPFPDPCNCSSATDHDTHEPSYEVEHYLDFPPLPVTNLFEENNEDKKVLRSHEDKCSTQRKMRYEDGHMHSFRINNNADLVVESNSFPSNDVSQCANSKSEILRPGVHESLSRSNNFDYEAEIHNRIIISDAPETPTKYATTSQGGASSEDRVSEWLWTLHRIVVDVVRTDSHLEFYQDAKNLARMSDILAVYAWVDPATGYCQGMSDLLSPFVVLFEDNADAFWCFEMLLRRMRENFRMEGPTGVMKQLQALWHILELTDREIFSHLSRIGAESLHFAFRMLLVLFRRELSFNEALCMWEMIWAADFDVSLTSLLDDNCPEILAIQLPREAETESGEESIYGNTIGCKSGFPSKHGTVGRPISDNSVIRSRPTRPFCGLTKTFWSRNDRFQIRTFISARRNHDDELPVFCVAAILIMNRQKIIKETRSIDDLIKIFNDNMLKIRVKRCVRTAIKLRKKYFNKLIKNRSSVARNGS